The following proteins are encoded in a genomic region of Cryptococcus neoformans var. neoformans JEC21 chromosome 2 sequence:
- a CDS encoding expressed protein, with protein sequence MDQPPSPRGGSVHSIPIPAYSPLDTQFNAIAGPSSEGAICRRSDELDASSQPLSPSSAPSIPSAISVTHPPQFIHTHHPRRGSLTPLGLNIISPVPPQALRERENINPTRNVGFHPNYSPKQSFLATATAFNAGAPSSAGLQQSNRRSSAASTASRLSLSRPPIAHASHSFCPLNQHPGRRRSSLTPSISTLAPPSPTHTHANGISFRPTSNDEGRHPAHADSAIGFLELMNKGGNYVRRGSLPHIGHRGWAGHSQRVWNPILPPPRGSVGKDDSGELPIENFRFGSGISSTISTPRSVSQLGSDRRPSESKRREDMSVFEQAEAEEAERQRRAFLAATYGADGRRARERLSIGGQSINSGQGKGLRRQSLMLWESMGMFRGSGDESAVSAPVGPSRSANATGLLSGEDEVPLRRGSLPVAIPGTLERSASRRQKKEANGGKERSKSGDEDAAAYEEDDERRGGIGESLSPLRPLPPLLPLSDPGPRLLPSTLALHRANHLLNSRNLQSDPLPPPLPPSLHPPDPVDVTEFDIDFILSGSQTQLGQNLAGDASADAVDAHGVPLAQTLKLGGEEEDSFAKFVGENDDEYGDRRGEWTFRACPTPSKKGASQLVPKAEWESLGAGKYELFHNDEVRSSVTGRVWRVKKLGAREYELEEVRPSGLVVPNKTEKAERLTLAGKAVHRDQGGVKLPSFNVNAFFPPFVNPTSRSPAAMHRNGPAGKLRASMSEGFPASGKSKSPLMPTGYSEGEDFTNTTNSLSQSMPFTSAMSVLKAKKKDERSREVKDDVFAVGVSTSGKKLLRDGNKESEGEKKDRSIGGVLKRGLSNLKNSGLVGTSSSEERRLAREERERERVQAHSWNGSSSPNGYQSWNPHSQYALEAIKDYHPTHPRLMKGDEMKGLWQEERRVIKWIEGNAWGGVPEDAVAMIIPLEGDNSAPDTPFSPTPPSPSSETAKDLNALLKSYDNTVIPHPFFSSGTKRALLVWYVPFNSDLDGESRPSTAFQSSNSISSTNSNASANDSSPPGSLPKFQKLLRKRASKDKETMKRELAQGSNWARPTDEVRPLKRHVSSTQALPFRSFRVVARVVDCKELKSKLEGREDDEQRVNGGGIEWSKGGNVFAESSAVDHPSTTSATDPAIPPFLRESFSTDNSSRPLTGRNFPTVIAVCHSRSQGVEFVLEGLDRLGLCKGESAWGPTGYEEWRGTGLSEHGRKMLDLLWAGCTGVMGLIGV encoded by the exons ATGGACCAGCCTCCTAGTCCACGTGGCGGTTCTGTGCATTCAATCCCAATACCCGCCTATTCTCCCTTGGACACTCAATTCAACGCCATAGCTGGGCCTAGCTCGGAGGGTGCTATATGCAGACGGTCGGATGAGCTAGACGC GTCAAGCCAGCCTTTATCGCCTTCATCGGCGCCCTCAATCCCCTCGGCCATTTCTGTGACCCATCCACCACAGTTTATTCATACCCATCACCCGCGCCGAGGATCGTTGACACCTTTGGGACTCAACATTATATCTCCAGTCCCTCCTCAAGCTCTACGAGAGCGGGAAAATATCAACCCTACGAGAAATGTAGGGTTCCACCCAAACTATAGCCCCAAGCAGTCTTTTCTCGCCACGGCAACTGCATTTAATGCTGGAGCTCCGTCATCCGCTGGGCTGCAACAATCAAACAGGCGTAGTTCAGCCGCAAGTACGGCATCTAGGTTGAGCCTGTCTCGCCCGCCCATCGCACACGCATCTCATTCGTTCTGTCCACTTAACCAGCACCCTGGTCGACGACGTTCCTCTTTGACCCCATCTATATCAACCCTTgctccaccttctccaacacATACCCATGCTAATGGAATTTCATTCCGTCCAACAAGCAACGATGAGGGTAGACACCCAGCTCATGCTGATTCTGCTATCGGCTTCCTTGAGCTGATGAACAAGGGGGGAAATTATGTGCGGAGAGGCAGTCTGCCTCATATCGGCCATCGAGGCTGGGCTGGTCATTCTCAACGTGTCTGGAACCCGATTCTACCACCGCCACGTGGGTCGGTCGGCAAGGACGATTCTGGAGAACTACCTATTGAGAACTTCAGATTCGGTTCCGGTATATCATCCACAATCTCTACGCCCCGCTCTGTGTCTCAACTTGGAAGTGATCGACGTCCTTCTGAGTcaaagaggagggaagataTGAGCGTTTTTGAACAAGCggaggcagaggaagctgaACGTCAGCGAAGAGCTTTTTTGGCTGCGACTTATGGCGCAGATGGACGCCGGGCACGCGAAAGGTTAAGTATCGGTGGCCAGAGTATAAATTCGGGGCAAGGCAAAGGTTTGAGGCGACAGAGTCTGATGCTTTGGGAAAGTATGGGGATGTTCAGAGGAAGTGGTGATGAGAGTGCGGTATCTGCTCCTGTTGGTCCGAGCCGAAGCGCAAACGCGACGGGTCTGCTATctggagaagacgaagtACCACTGAGAAGAGGGAGTTTACCCGTTGCTATTCCTGGAACTTTGGAAAGGAGTGCTTCTCGGCGccagaaaaaggaagcaaATGGAGGGAAAGAACGAAGCAAAtctggagatgaagatgcagcAGCCTacgaggaagacgatgaacgaagaggaggtaTTGGCGAG AGTCTATCACCTTTGAGGCCTCTTCCGCCCTTATTACCTCTATCGGATCCTGGCCCCCGGCTTTTGCCTTCGACACTAGCTCTCCACCGGGCTAATCACTTACTGAATTCTCGCAACCTTCAGTCTGACCCGCTTCCCCCTCCCTTACCGCCGTCTTTGCATCCCCCAGATCCTGTTGACGTCACTGAGTTTGACATTGATTTTATTTTGTCTGGCTCCCAAACCCAGCTGGGACAGAACTTGGCTGGAGATGCATCGGCAGATGCTGTCGATGCACATGGGGTGCCATTAGCACAAACATTGAAACTTggaggcgaggaggaagattcATTTGCAAAGTTTGTGGGTgaaaatgatgacgaaTATGGGGAtagaagaggagaatggACCTTCAGAGCCTGCCCAACGCCTTCTAAAAAAGGCGCTTCGCAACTTGTACCCAAGGCAGAATGGGAATCTCTCGGCGCAGGCAAGTACGAGTTATTCCACAATGATGAAGTGAGAAGCAGTGTCACTGGCAGGGTCTGgagagtgaagaagcttgGAGCGAGAGAGtacgagcttgaagaagtgcGGCCTTCCGGTTTGGTAGTGCCAAATAAAACGGAGAAGGCAGAGAGATTGACCTTGGCTGGCAAAGCTGTACACCGAGATCAAGGCGGCGTAAAGTTGCCGTCCTTCAATGTGAAtgctttcttccctccattTGTCAACCCCACGTCTCGTTCGCCCGCGGCGATGCATAGAAACGGTCCGGCTGGGAAGCTCCGTGCTAGCATGTCGGAAGGATTTCCTGCTTCTGGCAAGTCGAAATCTCCCCTCATGCCGACAGGATATTCGGAAGGTGAAGACTTCACCAACACGACGAATTCACTTTCTCAATCAATGCCTTTCACCAGTGCTATGTCCGTTCTTAaggcgaaaaagaaagatgaacGAAGCAGAGAAGTAAAGGATGACGTCTTTGCTGTTGGGGTTAGCACTTCAGGAAAAAAGCTCTTGCGGGATGGAAATAAGGAAAGcgaaggggaaaagaaggatcgTTCCATCGGTGGCGTGCTAAAGCGGGGATTGTCTAACCTCAAGAACTCTGGCCTCGTGGGAACCAGCTCTtcagaggaaagaaggttggCCCgtgaagagagggaaagggagagagtGCAGGCACATTCCTGGAACGGTTCGAGCTCCCCCAATGGTTACCAGAGTTGGAACCCTCACTCGCAGTATGCACTAGAGGCCATCAAAGATTACCATCCAACCCATCCAAGGCTAATGAAGGGGGACGAGATGAAGGGTCTTTGGCAGGAGGAGCGACGGGTAATCAAGTGGATTGAAGGAAACGCATGGGGTGGCGTACCGGAAGACGCGGTCGCCATGATAATACCCCTAGAAGGAGATAATTCCGCCCCAGACACTCCTTTCTCACCTACacctccctctccatcttccgaAACTGCAAAAGATCTGAACGCATTACTCAAATCGTATGACAACACTGTCATACCtcaccctttcttctcatctgGAACCAAGCGCGCCCTGCTTGTCTGGTATGTCCCTTTCAACTCGGATTTGGACGGCGAATCTCGCCCATCCACAGCATTCCAGAGTTCCAATAGTATTTCATCCACGAATAGTAATGCGTCTGCCAACGATTCTTCGCCACCTGGGTCGTTGCCAAAATTTCAAAAATTGCTGAGGAAACGGGCTAGCAAGGACAAAGAAACAATGAAGCGCGAATTGGCTCAGGGTTCAAATTGGGCCCGACCGACTGATGAAGTGAGGCCTCTAAAAAGACATGTATCATCGACGCAGGCTTTGCCTTTTAGGAGCTTCAGGGTGGTGGCGAGGGTCGTGGATTGTAAAGAGCTGAAGTCAAAGCTGGAAGGAcgtgaggatgatgagcaaaGAGTAAACGGAGGTGGAATTGAGTGGTCAAAGGGTGGCAACGTTTTTGCAGAGTCATCGGCCGTAGATCATCCCTCGACGACCTCAGCCACCGACCCTGCTATCCCGCCTTTCCTTCGTGAAAGTTTTTCTACCGATAATAGCTCTCGTCCTCTCACTGGCAGAAACTTTCCGACTGTGATCGCTGTCTGTCATTCTCGTTCTCAAGGTGTCGAATTTGTCCTCGAAGGTCTTGATCGCTTAGGATTGTGTAAGGGAGAATCTGCTTGGGGTCCGACCGGGTATGAAGAATGGCGAGGTACGGGACTGAGCGAGCACGGGAGGAAAATGTTAGATTTGCTTTGGGCGGGCTGCACAGGAGTGATGGGCTTGATCGGAGTgtaa
- a CDS encoding expressed protein — protein sequence MAIADQFAIPITILRHFDLSSSPWSSEVEGYTKRRERSPNGKLFFDRLLEIAGIDGPSLYPPKSPADVRRLLHSIQSTELDRLKKDCYFYYLLLDYDGQPEARKPNGHVEGMDVDDEDAVLIVKSVEATKVADKFARKRCMPRHWRIFIDGYWALDHGLWKIAVDNLSDPSISEVNFMSEIVQTLSTSVSPPQLACSLLHSFLLSTQPNFPNPSLESDVRLIATASATSIFAALGCTRQESSPEQRKRMREVVWSWMLGAPRTPCGAGNHVVQSKALKELIHAPLLPEEETHLTEFLSHPPRSVPSSALSRLHDLVTIRLIHQGHYNQVIQLDKKLAGNGAGTQGDRQKRREMVREFISILPEAHRRVLLTDVEGSLRRAEKEINGFSEDMDMIGSWLQVDGVDESTPTPTFALVSPSVPVTVPASVPVPVTVAPTPIRSVPSSSNLVHLAHAASVASPSQRPERTHSPFGGPPRFAQGATVSSSSPRQSQAFTGSPFSLPQKTAAAKAHASPEKPRPKMVINDDQEAEETLKKKPVKGKDKDTTGGNGGLRRSRRQVSMSVEPEELPVDENHPIEPIAEDSAWSPSYAVVEEPKSTRKGGRRTRDKTPPMSISPSRRSTRARKSALPPSTSDDEPRARRTRGASAHPEPSATPVTHGRMTRSVSRALLEDSDHESVDMDMSVPSSKRNGTAASGSVRKKRRGSVAASEITDDGLATLMETPRVRRSNRKAAPSPTPSVQGSEAGKIRRKRENPAPTPRMATRSRRV from the exons ATGGCCATT GCTGACCAATTCGCTATCCCGATCACTATTTTACGCCATTTTGACTTGTCTTCAAGTCCTTGGAGCTCAGAAGTGGAAGGATACACCAAAAGGCGAGAACGGTCACCCAACGGCAAACTATTCTTTGATAGACTCTTGGAAATTGCAGGAATCGACG GTCCCTCCCTCTACCCTCCGAAATCACCGGCCGATGTCCGAAGGCTCCTTCATTCAATTCAATCTACTGAACTTGACAGGCTCAAGAAAGACTGTTACTTTTACTACCTCTTACTGGACTATGACGGTCAACCTGAAGCACGAAAGCCCAATGGGCATGTCGAAGGAATGGatgtcgatgatgaagatgctgtTTTGATCGTGAAGTCTGTAGAGGCGACAAAAGTGGCAGACAAATTTGCCAGGAAAAGATGTATGCCGAGACATTGGAGGATCTTCATCGACGGTTACTGGGCGTTAGATCACGGATTGTGGAAG ATTGCAGTCGACAACTTATCAGACCCATCTATCTCAGAAGTCAATTTTATGTCCGAGATCGTCCAAACCCTCTCTACATCTGTATCACCGCCGCAGCTTGCTTGCTCACTCCTTCATtcgttcctcctctccactcaGCCAAATTTTCCGAATCCTTCACTCGAGAGCGATGTGAGATTGATCGCTACTGCCTCCGCCACTAGCATTTTTGCAGCCCTTGGCTGTACTCGTCAGGAATCATCCCCTgagcaaagaaaaaggatgcGGGAAGTCGTTTGGTCTTGGATGTTGGGTGCTCCGCGCACACCATGCGGGGCTGGAAATCATGTCGTTCAATCCAAGGCCCTCAAAGAGCTCATCCATGCTCCTTTGCTTCCAGAGGAGGAAACCCATTTAACCGAatttctttctcatcctccacgcTCTGTTCCATCCTCTGCTCTTTCTCGGCTCCACGACCTAGTGACAATTCGTTTAATCCATCAAGGACATTATAACCAAGTAATTCAGCTTGACAAAAAGCTTGCAGGTAACGGTGCAGGCACTCAAGGAGATAGGCAAAAGCGACGGGAAATGGTTAGGGAATTCATTTCCATTCTGCCAGAGGCACACAGGCGGGTGTTGTTGACCGATGTGGAAGGAAGCTTACGAAGAGCGGAGAAAGAGATCAATGGGTTTTCAGAGGATATGGATATGATTGGCTCGTGGCTGCAGGTTGATGGGGTGGACGAATCCACTCCTACTCCTACATTCGCTTTGGTTTCGCCATCAGTGCCAGTGACTGTACCAGCATCCGTTCCCGTACCTGTCACCGTCGCCCCTACACCTATTCGTTccgttccttcttcctccaaccTCGTGCATCTCGCTCACGCGGCTTCTGTTGCCTCCCCTTCCCAGCGACCAGAGCGTACGCATTCTCCTTTTGGTGGCCCACCCCGCTTCGCTCAAGGTGCCACGGTGTCCAGCTCATCCCCTAGGCAAAGCCAGGCTTTCACTGGCAGTCCATTTTCACTTCCTCAGAAAACTGCGGCTGCTAAAGCACATGCCTCTCCAGAGAAGCCTAGACCAAAGATGGTCATCAACGATGaccaagaagctgaagaaacACTTAAAAAAAAACCGGTTAAGGGAAAAGATAAAGATACAACAGGTGGAAATGGTGGTTTGAGAAGGTCGAGAAGACAGGTTTCTATGAGTGTGGAGCCAGAAGAACTTCCTGTTGACGAAAATCACCCCATTGAACCTATTGCTGAGGATAGCGCGTGGTCGCCGTCATATGCCGTTGTAGAGGAACCAAAGTCAACCAGGAAGGGAGGCAGAAGAACGCGCGATAAGACGCCACCCATGTCTATATCACCGTCTAGAAGATCGACTCGtgcgaggaagagtgcACTTCCCCCGTCAACATCAGATGATGAACCGCGCGCTCGGCGCACCCGTGGAGCATCAGCGCATCCGGAACCGTCCGCTACACCTGTTACGCATGGACGAATGACTCGCTCTGTTTCACGTGCATTGTTAGAAGACAGTGATCACGAGAGTGTTGATATGGACATGAGTGTGCCCTCgtcaaaaagaaatggCACTGCCGCTTCTGGCAGTGtaagaaagaagaggagaggcaGCGTGGCTGCTAGCGAAATTACGGATGATGGCCTTGCGACGTTGATGGAGACACCGAGAGTGAGAAGGTCAAATAGAAAAGCTGCCCCTAGTCCGACACCCAGTGTCCAGGGATCTGAGGCTGGAAAGATCaggcggaagagggaaaacCCGGCACCGACTCCAAGGATGGCTACGCGGTCGCGAAGGGTTTAA
- a CDS encoding expressed protein — MMSLKSCLSRSESSGLFKQSRTVIMSNDTFELQFGEEGPTPIILDTQQKDVNYRDIANCSVPVFFNPTDTPDVVCYGIAYPQPNTGHCSRQTYNLWHFVTYKKNVQNGQWRNQQWQPIARTEGEYTTMTVWPTRMIVKSIGLSTPEQAVSEEILVCEVYPLSNLRTTHASVDNREPWVEGASFTALYTAISSVGTGQHQSSPLTPERIGSSLVSSRKTLTQPSASVDGRRPSTGHRRSRPSGFPTLPRRMHPLLNAVNDYITCKGAEYRSFEQGMSSANIAAGMSSFDLNGTNSHAIHIRDNGSRGLSGMPDGLQERVISWARHVERHGAVNEPKGMPQERESGQTSTIASRGVETPERQGQDLPLTQGISQLHRSATLPSSWAAWRSDILTEEWVEAAGGEQMLSQLNARLGDVSFSNVQDLLGEASNSSPNTILSHSAVQSWTPFPDFSPWKPISQNSYNFSYRLCANEGLWEFHGDIPIDITLETVFKLMVQEWLKCSIDPVDSPASVGSGRKLATAVRFTRGLPMAMKKVLLRDVLKDYLWKHIEDAAAQKDCPICQEKYQSFTCVTITPCQHMFHKACLDQWTMEESTCPMCRRDCAVMRFLQCLEELQHLTGGVEEWHSHVLSA, encoded by the exons ATGATGTCTTTGAAATCCTGTTTGTCGCGATCCGAATCGTCCGGATTATTCAAGCAATCAAGGACAGTTATTATGAGCAACGATACTTTCGAATTGCAATtcggggaagaagggccTACGCCGATTATCCTCGATACTCAACAGAAAGACGTCAACTATCGTGACATTGCCAACTGTTCCGTTCCTGTCTTTTTCAACCCGACCGATACACCAGATGTCGTATGTTATGGAATCGCCTACCCTCAGCCGAATACCGGCCATTGCAGCCGACAAACCTATAACCTCTGGCATTTCGTCACCTACAAGAAAAATGTACAAAACGGCCAGTGGCGTAATCAGCAGTGGCAGCCAATTGCACGGACAGAAGGCGAGTATACCACTATGACCGTTTGGCCAACACGAATGATAGTGAAATCCATAGGGCTTTCAACGCCCGAGCAGGCGGTATCTGAAGAGATCCTAGTATGTGAGGTCTATCCTCTCAGCAATCTCAGGACCACTCACGCTTCGGTTGACAATCGCGAGCCATGGGTAGAAGGTGCATCATTTACGGCTTTGTATACGGCCATTTCATCAGTAGGTACCGGCCAGCACcaatcatctcctcttACTCCCGAAAGAATTGGATCTTCATTAGTGTCTTCACGCAAGACCCTCACGCAGCCTTCTGCATCGGTTGATGGTCGGAGGCCGAGTACAGGCCACAGACGTAGTAGGCCATCAGGCTTCCCAACGCTACCAAGAAGGATGCATCCGCTCCTCAACGCGGTTAATGACTACATCACTTGCAAAGGCGCAGAATATAGGTCATTTGAACAGGGCATGTCTTCAGCGAATATCGCAGCCGGCATGTCTTCATTCGACCTCAACGGCACGAATTCGCATGCGATCCACATACGCGACAATGGGTCACGCGGTCTTTCTGGGATGCCTGATGGCTTGCAAGAGCGCGTGATTTCTTGGGCCAGACACGTGGAACGACATGGTGCCGTGAATGAGCCAAAGGGCATGCCCCAAGAGAGAGAGTCTGGTCAGACTAGCACAATTGCTTCAAGAGGGGTTGAGACCCCCGAGCGTCAAGGACAAGACTTACCTCTGACCCAAGGAATCTCTCAGCTTCATCGATCAGCAACCCTACCGTCCAGCTGGGCCGCATGGCGGTCCGATATTTTGACAGAAGAATGGGTCGAGGCCGCTGGAGGTGAACAAATGCTCTCTCAGTTAAATGCTCGCTTGGGCGACGTGTCTTTCAGTAATGTTCAAGACTTGCTTGGGGAGGCTAGCAATAGTTCTCCAAATACGATCCTCTCACACTCAGCTGTTCAGTCCTGGACCCCTTTCCCCGACTTTTCCCCCTGGAAACCCATCTCACAGAATAGCTATAACTTTTCGTACCGTCTGTGCGCCAATGAAGGGCTTTGGGAATTCCATGGAGATATCCCTATTGATATCACATTGGAAACAGTGTTCAAGCTGATGGTACAAGAGTGGTTAAAATGTTCCATCGACCCTGTCGATTCACCAGCTTCCGTCGGCAGCGGACGCAAGCTGGCAACGGCGGTGAGATTTACAAGAGGATTGCCGATGGCAATGAAAAAGGTACTTTTGCGGGATGTGCTGAAGGATTACCTATGGAAGCATATAGAAGATGCGGCTGCCCAGAAAGACTGTCCCATTTGCCAAGAGAAG TATCAAAGCTTCACTTGTGTAACTATAACGCCTTGCCAACATATGTTTCACAAGGCTTGTCTTGAC CAATGGACCATGGAAGAATCGACTTGTCCCATGTGTCGTCGTGATTGTGCGGTAATGAGATTCCTTCAGTGTCTTGAAGAGTTACAACATTTGACAGGCGGAGTGGAAGAATGGCACAGCCATGTTTTGTCAGCTTAA
- a CDS encoding expressed protein, whose amino-acid sequence MSSYTLLVGGYRPNYSLISFDPSSAQLKVISDSPAPENASWVEPASLSEENDGSRIFYSLSESKGKAVSLKVEGEKVTVVSERDTHGGSCHVHVMKDRSGIAVANYLGGSIIFFPITSDSTLSSSSASPLLKFSLVYEEQQQIAPNPERQDAAHCHQIIEGDEGTLYVPDLGNDRVWVVWREGESGLSIKGWCQAPPGSGPRHACISNDGKHLYVLTELSNSLITFPLSDPTYPIIPRPDSQLSVIPPSVPKKYHKYMNAAELVAHPVHPVLYASNRLEMDLSESTKGEFKPSVTGDAVAIATLTSDGKLGSVQHVRTGCNAVRAMQLSPDGKFVALAGQNGGGMEIWNVGDDGKAWTLVCRNEKLEGITDVAWL is encoded by the exons ATGTCCAGCTACACCCTTTTGGTTGGCGGTTACAGGCCTAACtactctctcatctcctttgacccttcttccgctcAATTGAAGGTCATTTCCGACTCTCCAGCTCCAGAAAATGCCTCTTGGGTTGAGCCAGCGAGCTTGTCTGAAGAGAATGATGGATCAAGGATCTTCTATTCTCTGTCCGAAAGCAAGGGCAAGGCTGTGAGCTTGAAAGtcgaaggagagaaagtgACAGTGGTTAGCGAACGAGATACTCATGGAGGCTCTTGTCATG TTCACGTTATGAAGGACAGGTCAGGTATTGCCGTTGCCAAC TATCTAGGAGGTTCTATCATAttcttccccatcacctCCGACTCCACTCTCTCAAGCTCGTCggcatctcctcttctcaagTTTTCTCTAGTTTATgaagagcagcagcagattGCTCCCAACCCCGAGCGTCAGGACGCCGCTCACTGTCATCAGATTATCGAGGGGGATGAGGGGACTCTATATGTTCCAGATCTAGGCAATGACCGGGTCTGGGTAGTATGGAGAGAGGGGGAGAGTGGGCTGAGTATCAAGGGCTGGTGCCAAGCGCCTCCGGGCTCTGGCCCTCGCCATGCCTGTATTTCAAACGATG GCAAACATCTTTACGTGCTCACGGAACTGTCCAACAGCCTCATAACATTCCCCCTCTCCGACCCAACTTATCCTATTATCCCTCGTCCTGACTCTCAGCTCAGTGTGATTCCCCCGTCCGTTCCCAAAAAGTATCACAAGTACATGAATGCCGCCGAGCTGGTTGCCCACCCGGTACATCCAGTCTTGTATGCCTCCAACCGCCTTGAAATGGACCTTTCGGAATCCACCAAGGGGGAATTCAAACCTTCAGTGACAGGCGATGCGGTGGCTATAGCGACTCTTACCTCCGATGGCAAGCTTGGTAGTGTTCAACATGTGAGGACTGGGTGCAATGCCGTCCGTGCGATGCAGCTCAGCCCGGATGGCAAATTTGTTGCTCTTGCCGGGCAAAACGGAGGTGGCATGGAAATCTGGAATGTCGGTGACGATGGCAAGGCATGGACTCTGGTTTGTAGAAATGAGAAGCTCGAGGGTATAACGGACGTCGCATGGTTGTAA
- a CDS encoding cytoplasm protein, putative, translating to MVVFFTSKVVSPPVTIYMGKDKVENEELLRYGLPTDVWFHVDKLSSAHVYLRQPDNQPHGEWDKLPAVLVNDLAQLVKANSIEGNKKDNITIIYTPFTNLKKTGDMPVGQVSFHSDKMVKRAHVSTRDNAIVNRLNKTKIEKEIDHEAERQERLRLEGRKKKAEAIERAKKEQEQKKAWEEEKQARSYDNLYSEDAFAEQEQFSDDDFM from the exons ATGGTTGTGTTCTTCACTTCAAAGG TGGTATCTCCCCCTGTCACTATCTATAT GGGGAAGGACAAAGTTGAAA ATGAGGAACTTCTGCGTTATGGTCTCCCCACCGATGTCTGGTTTCACGTAGA CAAGCTTTCGTCCGCGCATGTCTATCTTCGCCAGCCGGATAACCAACCACATGGAGAGTGGGACAAGCTTCCCGCTGTTCTTGTAAACGACTTGGCTCAATTGGTGAAAGCCAATAGTATTGAAG GCAACAAAAAGGACAATATCACT ATCATCTACACTCCTTTTACTAACCTCAAG AAAACTGGGGACATGCCCGTTGGTCAAGTATCCTTCCATTCCGACAAAATGGTCAAACGAG CACATGTCTCGACTCGAGACAACGCCATTGTCAACCGCCTTAATAAGACCAAGATCGAAAAGGAAATAGATCATGAGGCTGAGAGGCAAGAGAGGTTACGCTtggaagggaggaagaagaaggctgaagCCATTGAAAGA GCGAAGAAAGAACAGGAGCAGAAAAAagcatgggaagaagaaaaacaagCTCGGTCTTATGATAATTTGTATTCAGAAGATGCCTTTGCTGAGCAAGAACAGTTCAGTGACGACGATTTCATGTAG